In Gadus morhua chromosome 2, gadMor3.0, whole genome shotgun sequence, a single window of DNA contains:
- the emp2 gene encoding epithelial membrane protein 2, whose amino-acid sequence MLIVLALIIVFHLASAALLFAATIYNSWWVVSTSTENVYYSDLWFTCNETCYSVAKSHTADAAYLQTVQATMILSTILCCMAFFVFILQLFRLRQGERFVFTAIIQLLASVCVMVAASVYTAQKDSFHEPKLRAGTYSSSFYLAWASFPMTLLSGIMYLVLRKRK is encoded by the exons ATGTTGATCGTCCTAGCCCTGATCATCGTGTTCCATCTGGCCTCAGCTGCCCTGCTGTTTGCCGCCACCATATACAAC tCATGGTGGGTGGTCTCTACCTCCACTGAAAACGTGTACTACTCAGACCTGTGGTTCACCTGCAATGAGACGTGCTACTCCGTGGCCAAGAGCCACACTGCAGACGCAG ccTACCTGCAGACGGTGCAGGCCACCATGATCCTGTCCACCATCCTGTGCTGCATGGCCTTCTTCGTCTTCATCCTGCAGCTCTTCAGGCTGCGGCAGGGCGAGCGCTTTGTCTTCACAGCCATCATTCAGCTGCTGGCCT CTGTCTGCGTGATGGTGGCGGCGTCTGTGTACACGGCGCAGAAGGACAGCTTCCATGAGCCGAAGCTGCGGGCAGGCACCTACAGCTCCTCCTTCTACCTGGCCTGGGCCAGCTTCCCCATGACCCTGCTGAGCGGCATCATGTACCTGGTACTCCGCAAGCGCAAATAA
- the lin7b gene encoding protein lin-7 homolog B — MMSSYYHSGKETDMATMSEPLCLERDVCRVIELLDRLQRSGELPPPKLQALQRVLQSKFCAAIREVYEQLYDTLDIAGGPEVRAQATAKATVAAFAASEGHAHPRVVELPKTEEGLGFNIMGGKEQNSPIYISRVIPGGVADRQGGLKRGDQLLSVNGVSVEGEHHEKAVELLKAAQGSVKLVVRYTPKVLEEMEARFEKMRSARRRQQHTSYSSLESRG; from the exons ATGATGTCATCCTATTATCACTCTGGGAAGGAAACTGACATGGCTACGATGTCAGAGCCGCTTTGCTTAGAAAGAG ACGTGTGCCGGGTGATCGAGCTCCTGGACCGGCTGCAACGCAGCGGGGAACTACCCCCTCCCAAGCTACAGGCCCTGCAGAGAGTCCTGCAGAGCAAGTTCTGTGCCGCCATCAGAGAG GTCTACGAGCAGCTCTATGACACCCTGGACATAGCAGGGGGGCCCGAGGTGCGTGCACAGGCCACTGCAAAG GCCACAGTCGCGGCCTTCGCAGCCAGCGAGGGTCACGCCCACCCCAGGGTGGTGGAGCTCCCCAAGACGGAGGAGGGCCTGGGCTTCAACATCATGGGGGGCAAGGAGCAGAACTCCCCCATCTATATCTCCAGGGTCATCCCGGGGGGGGTGGCCGATCGCCAGGGGGGGCTGAAGAGGGGAGACCAGCTGCTCTCGGTCAACGGAGTG AGCGTGGAGGGCGAGCACCACGAGAAGGCGGTGGAGCTGCTGAAGGCGGCCCAGGGCTCGGTGAAGCTGGTGGTGCGCTACACGCCCaaggtgctggaggagatggaggcgcGCTTCGAGAAGATGCGCAGCGCCCGACGACGCCAGCAGCACACCAGCTACTC ATCGTTGGAGTCTCGAGGTTAA